The Microscilla marina ATCC 23134 region GAGCACATTCCGTCTATAACTACGCCCAGTTGTTGGTCAATACCACCTCTAGCCAAGCCACCGAGGAGTTGATCAAAGAATACTCGAAAAAATATGAAGGTTATTTTCCCGATGCCCACATCAAGTGGAAACAGTTGAATATGTCGGCAGCCAAGGCACCCATCGAGGTACGTATTTCGGGCGATAGCATTCCCTTGCTCAAGCAAACCGCCGCCAAGGTGAGTAGCTTGCTCAAACAAACTCCTAAGGTAACTTGGGTGCGCGATGATTTTGCCGAAGCCCGCCAAGCAGTAGAAGTCAATTTATTGCGCGAACGCGCCAACCGATTGGGCTTAAGCAAAACGATGTTGTCTACCTCGCTTGCCATAGGCATGCAAGGTTTGCCTGTCGTAACTCTTTGGGAGGGTGACTACCCAGTGCAGGTGGTGCTTATTCAGGACAAAGACCGCCGCGACGAGGTGAAAGATATTGGAGATCAATATATTACCTCGCCCATGACTTTTGCTTCGATGCCCATTCGTGCGGTAACCGAACTAAAGCCTGAATGGACTGAAGGGCAAATTATCAGACGCAATGGGGTAAAAACCCTGACGGTGCGTGCCGATGTAGCGTTTGGTACCATTCCCTCTGATGTATTTAAAAAACTAAAACCTCAACTGGAGGCGCTTGCTTTGCCCGAAGGGGTACAAATTGCCCACGGGGGCGAGTATGAAAGTTCTTGGGAAAACTACATCCCGATGGGGCTTTCGATGCTTACCAGTGTGGTGGCTATCTTTTTGATTTTGTTGTTTCAATTCAAACGGGTGAAGCTTGCCACCTTGATTATGTCTACCATGCCCTTAAGTATTTTTGGAGCTACGTTGGGCCTGCAACTCACTGGTTATCCATTTGGGTTTACTGCCTTTATGGGGCTCATTAGTTTGATGGGGATTGTGGTAAGAAACGGGATTATACTGGTAGAATACGCCGAAGAGTTATTTGCCAAGGGTGATTTGACTATCAAAGAAGCAGCACTCTCGGCGGGCAAGCGACGGATGCGCCCCATCTTTTTGACTTCAGCGGCGGCGGCCATTGGGGTAGTGCCTATGATCTTGAGCGGGTCGCCATTGTGGGGACCATTGGGTACGGTGATATGCTTTGGGCTTACCTTCTCTATGATCCTTACCCTATTTGTATTGCCTGTACTGTACTGGTTGTTTTTTTATAAAAGAGTCAATAGTCAAGAGACGGGAGTTGGTAGTTAGGGGCTTTTACAGCCTTAAGCTTTTAGCCGTTAGCCTTTAGCTTGAGGCTGCTTTACAAGCTTCAGAGAGGTTTCTCACTTTTTATAAGAAAGCCCTATAGTCAGTAGTAGGTTTTTATTGTATTTGCAAAATTGAGAATGTGAATTAACAACCAATGAAGGGGTAGGCTAACTATTAAAAACTGTTGCCAGCTACTCATTGACTGTGAACTAAAAAAACTCCCGACTATGGACTCCCAACTAAAAAACTAAATAGAAATGAACAAACATATAATATTTACTCTGATTTTTAGCCTGTGGGGTGGGGCATTCGCCACTGCCCAACAAGGCTATAGCCTGCAACAATGCAAAGATTTGGTGTTGCAGCATAGTAAAAAAATGAAATATGCTCAGCTACAGCAACAAAAAGCTGAAGCAGTGCGCAAAGAAGCCTGGATGCACCACTTGCCCAAAGTAGAGGCGGGTTTTTATGCGGTGCAACTCAACAAAAAAATGATAGAGTTTGACAACCCTTCGGGCAACTTGCCGGTGTACAATGGCGACCCCAGAACCTTGCCTACAGCTACCCAGTTTGCTTTTTTGCCTGCTGTTTCGCTGGGGGCAGGCGACCGTATGCATACCGGAAACATTACTGTGATGCAACCATTGTATGCGGGCGGACGCATCAAAACGGGCAATCGTTTGAGCGAGCTAGGGGTAGAGGTAAGCAAGCTTCAGGTAAGCTTATCTAAAACTGAGTTGATTGCCAAAACCGAAAGTATGTATTGGCAGATTGTGGCGCTTGACGAGAAGCAAAAAACCTTGGATGCTTATGAGAAATTGTTGGAAACTGTACTCAAAGAAGCCAAAGATGCGCGCAAAGCGGGGCTAATTGACAAAAGTGATGTGCTCAAGGTAGGGCTCAAACAAAGCGAAGTAGCATTGAACAAACTGAAGCTTACAAATGGTAGACAGTTGGCGTTAATGGCTTTTTGCCAACACTTGGGCATCGATTATAGCAAAAATATTCGTTTGACTGATGCTTTGCCTACCAACAACTTGCCTCAGCACATACAGGCAGAAGCTGCCGCTAGTGTGCCCAAACGTAGCGAGTACCAATTGCTGCAAAAGGTGGTAAAAGCCGAAGAAATGAAAACTCAGATTGAGCGTGGGCATTTCTTGCCCGA contains the following coding sequences:
- a CDS encoding efflux RND transporter permease subunit → AHSVYNYAQLLVNTTSSQATEELIKEYSKKYEGYFPDAHIKWKQLNMSAAKAPIEVRISGDSIPLLKQTAAKVSSLLKQTPKVTWVRDDFAEARQAVEVNLLRERANRLGLSKTMLSTSLAIGMQGLPVVTLWEGDYPVQVVLIQDKDRRDEVKDIGDQYITSPMTFASMPIRAVTELKPEWTEGQIIRRNGVKTLTVRADVAFGTIPSDVFKKLKPQLEALALPEGVQIAHGGEYESSWENYIPMGLSMLTSVVAIFLILLFQFKRVKLATLIMSTMPLSIFGATLGLQLTGYPFGFTAFMGLISLMGIVVRNGIILVEYAEELFAKGDLTIKEAALSAGKRRMRPIFLTSAAAAIGVVPMILSGSPLWGPLGTVICFGLTFSMILTLFVLPVLYWLFFYKRVNSQETGVGS
- a CDS encoding TolC family protein — translated: MNKHIIFTLIFSLWGGAFATAQQGYSLQQCKDLVLQHSKKMKYAQLQQQKAEAVRKEAWMHHLPKVEAGFYAVQLNKKMIEFDNPSGNLPVYNGDPRTLPTATQFAFLPAVSLGAGDRMHTGNITVMQPLYAGGRIKTGNRLSELGVEVSKLQVSLSKTELIAKTESMYWQIVALDEKQKTLDAYEKLLETVLKEAKDARKAGLIDKSDVLKVGLKQSEVALNKLKLTNGRQLALMAFCQHLGIDYSKNIRLTDALPTNNLPQHIQAEAAASVPKRSEYQLLQKVVKAEEMKTQIERGHFLPEVGLGASAFYSDAMEHGSDGRLARVGVFLAARIPISNMWSKRHSLKKHILGEKMAQNKLDETKELLKLQIQKTYYALTESAQAIALGQKKVAQHEEFLQTIKDRHKAGVVPLSKLLEAQADVQKAKSEYIDALSHYHQQVVAYKKATAQYE